The Carassius gibelio isolate Cgi1373 ecotype wild population from Czech Republic chromosome B9, carGib1.2-hapl.c, whole genome shotgun sequence genome includes a region encoding these proteins:
- the fhl2a gene encoding four and a half LIM domains protein 2a — MTERYDCHYCKESLFGKKYVLREENPYCVKCYESLYSNTCEECKKPIGCNSRDLSYKDRHWHEDCFHCFQCKRSLVDKPFSTKDEQLLCTECYSNEYSSKCHECKKTIMPGSRKMEHKGNSWHETCFTCKRCQQPIGTKSFIPKDNHNYCVPCYEKQFAMQCVHCKKPITTGGVTYHDQPWHKDCFLCTGCKQQLSGQRFTSLDDFAYCLNCFCNLYAKKCASCTTPISGLGGSKYISFEERQWHNDCFNCKKCSVSLVGRGFLTERDDILCPECGKDM; from the exons ATGACCGAGCGTTATGACTGCCACTACTGCAAGGAGTCCCTGTTTGGGAAGAAGTATGTTCTTCGTGAGGAAAACCCTTACTGTGTGAAGTGCTACGAGAGCCTGTACTCCAACACCTGCGAGGAGTGCAAGAAACCCATCGGCTGCAACAGCAGG GATCTGTCCTACAAGGACCGTCACTGGCACGAGGACTGTTTCCACTGCTTCCAGTGCAAGCGCTCACTGGTGGACAAGCCTTTCTCCACCAAAGACGAGCAGCTGCTGTGCACCGAGTGCTATTCTAATGAGTACTCCTCCAAATGCCATGAGTGCAAGAAGACCATCATGCCTG GCTCCAGGAAGATGGAGCATAAAGGAAACAGCTGGCATGAGACCTGCTTTACATGCAAGCGCTGCCAACAGCCAATTGGCACCAAGAGCTTCATCCCCAAAGACAACCATAACTACTGCGTGCCCTGCTACGAAAAGCAGTTTGCCATGCAGTGTGTTCACTGCAAGAAG CCCATCACCACTGGCGGTGTGACGTATCATGACCAGCCGTGGcacaaggactgtttcctgtgcaCTGGATGTAAGCAGCAGCTGTCTGGCCAGCGCTTCACCTCTCTTGATGACTTTGCCTACTGCCTCAACTGCTTCTGCAACTTGTATGCCAAGAAATGTGCCTCCTGCACCACCCCCATCAGCG GACTTGGAGGAAGCAAGTACATCTCTTTTGAAGAGCGCCAGTGGCACAACGACTGTTTCAACTGCAAAAAGTGCTCAGTGTCTTTGGTGGGCAGAGGTTTCCTGACCGAGAGAGATGACATCCTGTGTCCTGAGTGTGGCAAAGACATGTGA